GTTCCGAACACCGGGTATGGAACTTGGGGAAACAGACACTCTTACAGCCTGCGTGTCCTCCAGGGAGCATCTGCAGCTTCTTCAACAGGCCTAGCAAAAAGCCTGGGCAGCAAGACGCAGTGTGTGCTCAACAAGCTTTTAGCTGTCCCACAGCACCAACTTCTCCCAGTTCACAGAAGAACCAGCACCTCTGGTTTCAAACAGCCAAGGCACACCACATGCAACAAAAGCCAGAGGCACTGGGATGAGGGGCAGGATAcccttcctgctcctcacagacaGCTTGGCAGGCTGACTCTCTTCCACCCAGGCATTGCACCCTTTCCCACAGGACTGATCTACGCTATTCCATTTCCAGGTCCTGGCACCTACACCTTGCCCAGGATTCTGGGACCCAACACAGCATACACTCATGCTGAACCATGCTACTCCATGAAGGGGAAGAGTCAATACCAGAGCTGTTTTCAAGATGCCGCAAAGGTGAGCTGTGCTTCTCTGTTCTCTAACAGCAGCAGCCGAAGTTCAGCTACTCTGCTTAGGGTAGAAGGgccccagtgcctgctgtgtccccacatAACACATGCttccctgcacctgcagcaaaGCACAAGAAGCCACAGGGCCTCTGGCTCTGCTATTACCAGTAACACTGACACCTGAacccccccatttttccacaCCAGCAGCTTTGGCACAGTACAGCTCACTGGCACTAACGGCAATAATCTCCCCTCATCCTCTGGGAAATCTACCTCTCTTCCCAAGGAGCCCTCATTCCCAAGGCTCCAGGCCTCCCACACTGCTCCTCTGGCCAGCCACCTAAAGCAGCACAGTACTCATGGGCACCCAGCAAGAATCCACACTGCCTCTTGTACCCACCGACCTCGTTGCTTCTCTTGCAGACGCCAGGTCCTGCGGCGTTTGCCAAGGTGGATCTGGATGTCTACAAAACCAGGGCTCCCAAGTTCTCAATGGGACTAAAAACTAAACTGGCTGGGAAGGATCGGTTTCCAGGTCCAGCAGACTACAACACAGGAAAGGTAAGGCAGCCTGCCTACCATTATGTTATGCTGCACAGCCCTCACTTGAGGACAACTGGAGAACGAGGCACCATATTcacctcttttcttccccttccagGTTGCACTGATCAAGGCCCGGGATCCTGCTTACACTTTTGGACTTCGACATTCTCTCTACAAAGCTTCTTTAATACCTGCAACACATCTTGATTAAAGACAGACACCTGAAGAGatctttttcctgttcctccttTGCAGCAGGGTGGGGTTAGGTGTGCGTTGGTGTAGACCACTGGCTTCACTGTCTCATGTCTATGTCTCAGTCAAAACATGGCAGGATGAGGGTGAGGGGAGAGCAGTGAGGTAACAGCGCGAGCCACGCTGACATCTCCAACACCACTGCTTCACCTAACCACAGCAAAACACTGTGAAAgctttccagccctgccttgcaCATTCTCACCCCATGGCCCATGCTGGCCTCAAGGACAAAGCCCATCTCAGTGTCCCCCTTTTCAGTGCACATAGGTGGCATCTGCCCAAGGTGTGCCCAGAAACACATCTGCCCTGCATATTCTCTTGACACAGGCAGGGGCTCATTTCCACAGGCAAGTCCCCAGGCCACTGAGAGCTAGGGAGAAAGAACCATTATTCCCAGTCTGAAAATGGAATCACCATAGAATCCTGCAACAGCCCAGGTGGGAAGAGACCTTGGAAGGTGACCTCATCCAGCCCTCATGCGGGAGCGGCAGCCTGGAAGAGACTAGCCAGCACCTAGCCAACTGCAAACTTGATTGTGGCCAGTGATGGGACTCTACTGTgcccctggggagcctgtttcTCTTCTCTGGCTAAGTGGTGATGCCAAAAGGATGCAAAATCCTCTGATTGCTGGGGAACAGGGTGGGAATTGTTGGATTGGGCAGCTCTCACACGCACTccaaggcaggagcctctctcAGCTCTGTGGCCAGCACTTCAGTCTACTGAGCCTCTTACAAATAcactgataaaataatttaataataaaaaagacaaaagtgtTACTTATGATTGCAAGTAGATAACCATGAAACATATGTTATAGGAATGTTAGGAGTGCTGTTTTTAAAGTATGTAGTCAGAGAAACCTTACCAAGAAGTTACCTGGTATCATATGCCTTGTCCAAGAAGCTATCGAAATTGTCATGAACACCAGTTAGTGTTCTTGGAAAACTCTTCCTTTCCCAATCTAACTTGACTATCAAGGATTCCAATCAGCAGATCTCAGTAGACATGGCCAATTATAGTCTTAGGGTAGGAATATTATTGTAGTTATATAACTACTGAAACCAATCATTGTATAGGTTACGCTTAAGCATGGGCAGATGATGCATCCTATGTAAAAGAACTTATGTAAGAATgacacagcagaaaaagcatATAAAATGGATGAATTTTGTTTGCAAATCAGAACAAATTTGGAGGAGTAATCCCCCTTGTTCCTGGCACTGAAATACAGAAGTGTCTCCTTGTTCacaaaaaattgatttctggATAAGTTTATTTCACACTGTTTGGTGAAAAAAGCCCTTTGGTGAAAGGCACCACTGGACTAGAAAAGGCTGTGCTAGGTCTCTGGGCACGTGGGGACAAAAGCATCTCTGTGTGAGGACAAACTGGGGCTGCCCCACACCAAACTGAGCCAGTTCCATGGCAGGCCcatgcccagccccagaggagcCTTGCTGGCAATACAGCAGCGCTGCAGCACGAACAGCTTAAGGGTCTCAACATCACAGTGGGCTTTGCTCATCACTGGTGAGAATGGCCCTTTGGGATGTCACCTGGTGATGGATGTCAATGTTGATGGATCCACCTAGCAATGGATTATGATGTCACCGAGGGGCTGGCATCCCTCCCTGCACATCACCCAGTCAGCGCCACACTCCAGCTGAGCAAATTTGTGTGTAGACGTGCCGGAGGCTAAccccagccaggccagcacTGCGTTCTACGCCTACAATTGCTGCctgagggcacagcaggagTTTTTGCTGCATCTTTGCTTCCAGCTTGCTGCTTCTCCccattcctccttctcttccatcTGCTACTCCTTGTTGCTCTTACTTTCCTTCACTTTCTCTCGTGATGCTAGTTTGCTTTCTTCCTGCTCTGGGCTACAGGAAAGCTTGGTACCAGCGCTGTGTCAGAGAAGCCCTTTGGTAGCTCTCCAGTTTTTCTTGTAGTTTCTCTGGCCACCAGCATGGAGGGACCCTGGGTAGGCAACTGGAGACCTCATCCCCGACGGGGCCCAATCCTTGCAGAATTCAGCACCCCAGGTCCCAAGTATGGGCTTCCTGGGTTAACAGGTAAACCAACTATCAGAGGAGGTagtggcagcaggagggacagcacagcacttGCTTCCACATAGGAGCCTCCTTTCACCACACAGTTGCAGGCACAGGTCCTTTCACAGGCTTTTCTTCCCAGGTCATATGGCTCATGATCCCACCAAAGACAGAGCCCCTGCATACTCATTTCGAGGCAGCAATGCTCCAGCCACAGACAGCTGCTCACCAGGTCCTCGATACTTCATCGAATCATCCATCACCAAGACTGGGAAGCAGGTGGCTCCATCAGCACTTGTGACAGCACGTCCCAAGAGCAAGATTTTGGTCACCCCTGGACCCAGTGAGTAGCATTTCTGCAGCCCTTCATCCAGGCTAGACAAGCATGCCTTACTGTTGCCCTGTACCACTGGGGCACAAAGCCCGCTGCTCATGCCCTGAATGGGCTTCAGACAGttccagacagaaaacaagcaaGACTGAGCACGTCCTCCACCTCGTCCTGACTTCTCCTCTTTGGCTTGCAGCTAGGGTCCCAGCTTCACTTTTCTTGTCTCCTTCTCTGTCCCAGGTGACTACACCACGGAACGTGCCAACAAACACGTCTTCCATACCGCACCGGCGAATAGCCTGGCATCCCGACCCAAGGACTTAAAAGGTTTCCGAACACCAGGTATGGAACTTGGGGAAACAGACACTCTTACAGCCTGCGTGTCCTCCAGGGAGCATCTGCAGCTTCTTCAACAGGCCTAGCAAAAAGCCTGGGCAGCAAGACGCAGTGTGTGCTCAACAAGCTTTTAGCTGTCCCACAGCACCAACTTCTCCCAGTTCACAGAAGAACCAGCACCTCTGGTTTCAAACAGCCAAGGCACACCACATGCAACAAAAGCCAGAGGCACTGGGATGAGGGGCAGGATAcccttcctgctcctcacagacaGCTTGGCAGGCTGACTCTCTTCCACCCAGGCATTGCACCCTTTCCCACAGGACTGATCTACGCTGTCTTCCTATTCCATTTCCAGGTCCTGGCACCTACACCTTGCCCAGGATTCTGGGACCCAACACAGCATACACTCATGCTGAACCATGCTACTCCATGAAGGGGAAGAGTCAATACCAGAGCTGTTTTCAAGATGCCGCAAAGGTGAGCTGTGCTTCTCTGTTCTCTAACAGCAGCAGCCGAAGTTCAGCTACTCTGCTTAGGGTAGAAGGgccccagtgcctgctgtgtccccacatAACACATGCttccctgcacctgcagcaaaGCACAAGAAGCCACAGGGCCTCTGGCTCTGCTATTACCAGTAACACTGACACCTGAacccccccatttttccacaCCAGCAGCTTTGGCACAGTACAGCTCACTGGCACTAACGGCAATAATCTCCCCTCATCCTCTGGGAAATCTACCTCTCTTCCCAAGGAGCCCTCATTCCCAAGGCTCCAGGCCTCCCACACTGCTCCTCTGGCCAGCCACCTAAAGCAGCACAGTACTCATGGGCACCCAGCAAGAATCCACACTGCCTCTTGTACCCACCGACCTCGTTGCTTCTCTTGCAGACGCCAGGTCCTGCGGCATTTGACAAGGTGGATCTGGATGTCTACAAAACCAGGGCTCCCAAGTTCTCAATGGGACTAAAAACCAAACTTCCCGGAAAGGGAGCATTTCCAGGTCCAGCAGAATACACCCTGGGAAAGGTAAGGCAGTCAGCCCATCAATGTGTTTTGCTGCACAACCTTCACTTGAGGACAACTCTGGAGAGTGATGCACCATCTTCAcctcttttcttcccaatttcCTCTTCCAGTTGTCAGTAACCAAGGCCCGGGATCCTGCCTTCAGTTTTGGACTCCGACATTCTCTCTACAAAGCTTCTTTAATACCTGAAACACATGTTGATTAAAGACAGACACCTGAAGAGatctttttcctgttcctccttTGCAGCAGGGTGGGGTTAGGTGTGCGTTGGTGTAGACCACTGGCTTCACTGTCTCATGTCTATGCCTCAGTCAAAACATGGCAGGATGAGGGTGAGGGGAGAGCAGTCAGGTAACAGCGCGAGCCACGCTGACATCTCCAACACCACTGTTTCACCTAACCACAGCAAAACACTGTGAAAgctttccagccctgccttgcaCATTCTCACCCCATGGCCCATGCTGGCCTCAAGGACAAAGCCCATCTCAGTGTCCCCCTTTTCAGTGCACATAGGTGGCATCTGCCCAAGGTGTGCCCAGAAACACATCTGCCCTGCATATTCTCTTGACACAGGCAGGGGCTCATTTCCACAGGCAAGTCCCCAGGCCACTGAGAGCTAGGGAGAAAGAACCATTACTCCCAGTCTGAAAATGGAATCACCATAGAATCCTGCAACAGcccaggtgggaagggaccttggaAGGTGACCTCATCCAGCCCTCATGCGGAGCGGCAGCCTGGAAGAGACTAGCCAGCACCTAGCCAACTGCAAACTTGATTGTGGCCAGTGATGGGACTCTACTGTgcccctggggagcctgtttcTCTTCTCTGGCTAAGTGGTGATGCCAAAAGGATGCAAAATCCTCTGATTGCTGGGGAACAGGGTGGTAATTGCTGGATTGGGCAGCTCTCTCACGCACTgcaaggcaggagcctctctcAGCTCTGTGGCCAGAACTTCAGTCAGACTCAACCTCTTAGACAAAAGCCCTGTGCTCCGGCACCACTGGACTGGAAAGGGttgtgctgtgtgtctgtgcgtGGGGAAGAAGCTGGTCTTTGTGAGGACAAACTGGGGCTGCCCCACTGGGGCTGTCTGAGCCAGTTCCATGGCAGCCCCATGCCCAGACCAAGCGGAGCCCCGCAGGCAATGCGGCAGTGCTGCAGCACGGACCGACCGGCGGCTGGCCCCAACCTCCGGTCGGCGGCGTTCGGGTGCTGGTTAACCCCCTGGTTAACCCTGGTTAACGAGTGAAAGGCTGCGTGTGCCAGATTGCGGGGAGGCGGAAGGCAAATTCCCGGGACCGCTGCGGACAGGTGTGCCCCGGTAGGCCTTGTGCGGCCGTGCCGAGCTGGACCGCCGTGTGTAGCGGAGCTGCAGCGTCCGGAGCTCGGGCAGAGCGGGCCCAGGCTGGAACACGGTGTGCCGAGGAGCTGCAGCGGCGGGAGCTTGGGCAGAGCGGGCCCAGGCTGGAACACGGTGTGCCGAGGAGCTGCAGCGGCGGGAGCTTGGGCAGAGCGGGTCCAGGCGCTCCTGAGCGCGGCTCTGGGCAGGAGCCGGCAgccatgggcagcagctccGACTTTGAAAGGGGAGTGGTGGGTGGGTGGTACTGGAGTTTAATTTTCTCACTATCTGAATAAATAGCAGTAAATTACACTAATTTCCTCCAGCCGAATCCGTTTCACGCGTCGTTATGTCAATTCGCGAGCTTTTACACCTTGTTTTCCgttcctgttttcctgctgaggaggagcCGCGGGGACCTTGATTGCCTGAGGCTCCTCTCAGTCCAACCCCGAGCAGGTATCTTCCTTGTCAGGGCTTCAGGTGCCCTTctcttcattttgaaatgccTGTGGTTAATGGGAAGTATTTTAACTAAACTTACATAAAGGCCGAAGTGAGTTAGAAAGATTACAGGAGAAcacaaagagcaggaaaatatttgttaaaaattgctgttgcaggggagggacaaaggcaAATGAAGCTTTGGTTAACAGACTGGATATTCAGTCCTTTGTGGTGCAAGAAAATTTTGtaactgttttttttaatctacaaaCGAAATCTCGTCCTACCTGTGTTCACAGATGAGGTCAGTGATGCTGTGCTCTATGGGAACAGTGCTGAGGCAGCGGTGGACAGATTTTGTTCTGGACAGGTTTTGTGCCCCCAATGAGTAAGGTGTGCTTGTCTCACCTAcaggaaaggctggagaaatggTGCTCAGGGTGACCTCGGTCTTCATCTTGGGACATCCACAGAtgtgcagtgctggagctgagtCCTTCTCATTCACAGTGATACAGGGGTGAATGTAGTGCTGAGTACCTTCAGAGCAGCTGTCTGTGATGGAATGTTTGGCTCCTTGCAACTTGTAAGTGTTAAACTTACAGTTGTTAAGTGGAAGCAGCAGATGTGCTCTGATCCCCCAGATGTTCTCTCCCCCCTCTGCTCCTGCGCCATCCTTCATTATTCCTGGTTTACCTGCCATCTCAGGGATTGTATAAGTGAATCCCAGGGTGCTGAACTCTGCCATGATGTGGCCACATGGGTGATGAAACCCCCAGATGCCCTCCCAAGCTCCATCCATGGTGGTGGCTACAAAGCCTATGGCAAGAATAGGAGCCTGGGACCACAGCgctgcccagcccagtgccacaCAAGAGCTTGCTCTGACGGGTCTTCTCCTATTTTCTCTTATTGCCAGAAGGTTCAAGGGTgatcccctctgctcagcactcaTCAGGTCTCATTCAGGCATTCTGTCCTCTTTGGGTTCCTCGAGACAGGCTGGCAAACCTAAGAGGCTCAGGATTAGGCTGGGAAGGTTTGTGTGGATGGCACTTGTGGTTGGCATAGGTTCAGAATGGAATAGAGAAGGCCTTGGTGCACCTCACAACTTGGTGCCTATGGGTAAGGTGCCTAATatattttcctcttgaaaaCACAACAAGCAGACCTTGATGAAGTCTGCAAGGCAAAAACATGcaatgagagaaaaatcaatatGATTTTTTGTTTATCTAAAAGCTGTATGTTCTTGTAATTTTAGGTCACATAATATGAATGCAAATTTGAATGCCTCAGACTTTTGTTTCATGTCTTACTTTTCAGTGATTctttaatttatgtttttttctggagaggGTGATTTGGGCCTGGTGTTTGTAAGCAGAATTTTCTGCTGAAGATAATGTTTAGGAAGAACACCTCTATGCTGCCACTTTTGGGACTTTGACAGCCTAAGTGTGCAAATGAAGGCAAGAGAGGCCGTTCCCCAGAGTGCAGAAGAAACGGAGCAGACTCCTGCGTGCATTGTCAGgtcatgcaaaaaaaaagctggatgCCAGCCACAGATGCAGAGTGTTTTCAGACTTCTCCCCAGTAAGTAAATATAGATAAATTCTCCATACATTGGAACTACCAGTGTGCTTAGCAATTATCAAAATACTGGTGGGTCTAATAAGTGTTTTTCATATTTAACTGCATCTTCATTTTAGGGAAGAGTTATTGATGGGGAATTTGTCAAAAACGTTAATGACAGTGTTACTAGCTCACAGTCTTAATGATGGGGAAGCAAACAGCATGTGCACTCTAAGACACTGAATCTCAACCACCCAAAGGGCAAGGCCCAAGACAAGTAACTCTCTTCCTGAGACTGTGACTTGTGATTGATCTGGGTTGCTGAGTTTTCTGAGCATTAAcctgaataatttaaatatttccagattGAAAAGCTTTTTGTAGTCAGGAAATCTGAAGTGGCTGCCAGTCCTCTTTAAGAGAAGTCTGTGTAGTTCACTTGTTATGGATTTGCTTGTTTTGTAAAAGTTTACAGAGAAGAATCTTTATCAcagctctgttttgttttctatagTTGTTTTTGGACATACATGACCAGAGGGAATTGCTCTCTGTCTCTGTTTTTAGACTTAAAATGTGATGAGGTGGTATATCCACTTTAATATGTTCCTACATTTGAGGATAAAGGATAAGCTATGTTATacaccaggaaaaaacccaaacaaaaccaaacatccTTATTCcatcttcattttttctctggAAGGGATTTAAGGACTCTGGCCATCTGGATGTCTGGCAACTCAGTCAGAGCTGTGGCTACTGTGTGTATGCAGATTAACTGTGTAGCACATGCACAGTAAGTCCAATGTGTCCAGTACACATCAGACCTGCTGCACATGTGCTGCACAGATGGTCCGTGCATACACAGTAAATCAGCTATGTTAAGCCTACTGCGCATATGCAAACCATCTGTGCATTGCACATATGTATATTTTTGCATGGGAAATCCCTAGTCAGAGCATGAAAGGTTGTGGCAGAGAGGAACTCCAGTGGTAGAGAGACCGTGAGAGTCTGACAGTGGCATAAATTAAAGCAGCTCCTTGCCTGTTTTTGCTTATGTCTGGGCCAAAGCAGCAAATAAGTTCCTCAGAATCAGAAAATGTGACTAGCTACTTAACAGTTTCAATTTCTGTAACAATAGGCTGCAGGAGAGAATCTGTATCAAAACCATTAGTTTTAAAGACAGTGATTATCTGCTAGAGCTGCAGCTAGTTTGTCAGGTAGCTCAAAACGAACAAGGTCTGATATTTTACTTATCCAATAAAATAGTGATTCTTATGATCCAGGCCTCAGGGGTATGTTTAGCCAATtacctttcttttatttcctagTAATCCTTTTGCTTCTAATCtaatatttagcatttttacATAGGCTGTTTGAGCCTGGCAAGGATGCTTACTGGTTAGTATATAGGCACAGTTTACATATGTATagaaaaatattgtcttttcAGTCTATGTGCAAGTAATTGCTTATTATGTTTATGGTACATCTTTAAATCCCAGTTCTGACAATGGCAAGTAGGCTCTTTAAACTAAGTCTGTTTTAGGTCTGTCTCTAATGTGTACTAGTGGTCTGAAGTTGAAGAACCCCTTTTTTATCTCACAAGGCATCACTGCTCACCTAACTGACACGCACTTGAGGGAAGAGATATACCTTCACAGGCTCAAGAAGTGGGCCAGTGGGAACCTcctgaagttcaacaaggctAAGTGAAAGGTCCACACCTGGGTTGTAGCAGTCATCATTTTCAATGCAGGCTTGGTGGTGAATGGtttgagagcagctctgcagagaaggacctaGGTATACCGCTGGatcagaaatgaaatataagCCGGCAGTGTGTGTATGCAGCCCAGAAAGCAAATTTTGCCCTGAGCTTCATAAAAAGAAGTGTGCTGTTCACTAGGCTCAGGCTTTCCTCCACTGCAGCCCTTTGCAGTGTTGTTGTACCTGTCCAGCCCATTCTAAATAGCTTGTTCATTTCCTCCCAACCTTCTCACCAAACAAGTCCAAGCCTTACCCATGTGAATTTCCAGTCTCAAGTGCCCAGTATATACTTCCTCTAACAAGtaatatttcttaattaatattctctccccttcccacTTCTACCTGTCTATGCTTAATGttatatttctgcttttattcctgGTTTCTCATTGAAAATCGTCAATAGCTATATGCAGTGAATTTATCCCTACTTTTATTCTGAGAAGAGCTGTAACTTTCTTGGTCAGgaacttccagaaaaaaaccagcttcAATCAAATACTATCAAGGCCAGGCTTTACAAGTTTATTAATACAGTGTTATTACTGTATTAATGTGTAGTAAATCATATGAAGTCAATGCTTGAAGTGCTAGATTCCACTACGCTGTAAATAATCCATTTAACCAAGGGGAAATACCCAAGTGAACAAAAGAGGCAGAATTTTTCTGTAATGCAAATTAGCAGCATATACCTCAGAATTGGGCTGATTTTGAAAGAAGATGCTGGAAATGTGATAAAAGTGCAACAAACAATAAAGTGTGACATATGAAGCGATCTGTCATTTCTAGTCAGAGTTCCAGCCTCAGTAAGCTGCAAGATAGATGGGGCactaaaagagaaagaaaaaaaaaaaagataaataaaggAAGGCGCTAAGGAAagggggacagggatagggTTAGGAAAATTGTAGATTATTTGAGGCCATCTCCTTGACCCTAGCCTACCTCCACTGGTGCAACCACTGGTCAGGGTGAAGTAAAGCTGACAATAGCTATTCATCATACTATAGATTTGaatgtaaaatgaaaaccacaaCTACCTCATATGATACAAGTACATACAGGAAGGGATTAAATCAATGAAAGATGTTATCCCAAAGCAAAATAGGAATTCCTATTAAATTCAGCTCTTACTTGAAG
The DNA window shown above is from Camarhynchus parvulus chromosome 5, STF_HiC, whole genome shotgun sequence and carries:
- the LOC115904712 gene encoding outer dense fiber protein 3-like; its protein translation is MEGPWVGNWRPHPRRGPILAEFSTPGPKYGLPGLTGHMAHDPTKDRAPAYSFRGSNAPATDSCSPGPRYFIESSITKTGKQVAPSALVTARPKSKILVTPGPSDYTTERANKHVFHTAPANSLASRPKDLKGFRTPGPGTYTLPRILGPNTAYTHAEPCYSMKGKSQYQSCFQDAAKTPGPAAFDKVDLDVYKTRAPKFSMGLKTKLPGKGAFPGPAEYTLGKLSVTKARDPAFSFGLRHSLYKASLIPETHVD